The following coding sequences lie in one Pontibacter sp. G13 genomic window:
- a CDS encoding FUSC family protein — MDSSVEKRTRTPFRELIRIHYSSTPWHLPVFQAMCLGLPLWIGIATGRFHDGLIAAMTALMVLYYPEETTTAKRMLVMLLCGFGVICSYTVGLLFNFHWLIACSAFGIFSFAIHWVVNYYKLHNPRSLVFILAASIAFCAPTTPNQIPHEVGIIAMGTMTTCILSFIYSLISTPPGINATEIDVAVDKTFNLYESIIVGIAMFICLWIGLWFKLENPYWIPISCMTIMQGVSFSHVMERTAHRIIGTLVGLVVAWGLALWVRTPVSITLTLMILQFGMGTLLSRNYGLAVIFITPLTILLNEFSPSEVDLSMSTLIARGLDIAIGCLVGVVGGWLLYRFAPPIAAPSRKRHGL; from the coding sequence ATGGATTCCTCAGTCGAGAAGCGCACCCGAACCCCCTTTCGCGAACTCATTCGGATCCATTATAGCTCTACTCCCTGGCACCTTCCTGTTTTTCAGGCGATGTGTCTAGGTCTGCCTTTGTGGATCGGAATCGCCACTGGTCGATTTCACGACGGACTGATCGCCGCTATGACGGCTCTGATGGTCCTTTATTATCCCGAGGAAACGACCACTGCCAAGCGGATGCTGGTCATGCTGCTTTGTGGATTCGGGGTGATTTGCTCCTACACCGTGGGCTTGCTGTTCAATTTCCATTGGCTCATTGCCTGCTCGGCTTTCGGGATCTTTTCCTTTGCCATCCACTGGGTGGTGAATTACTACAAGTTGCACAATCCCCGGAGTCTCGTCTTCATCTTGGCGGCTTCGATTGCCTTTTGTGCCCCAACGACCCCCAATCAAATTCCGCATGAGGTGGGAATTATCGCGATGGGTACCATGACGACCTGCATCCTGTCGTTTATTTACAGCCTCATCTCCACCCCTCCCGGGATCAATGCCACCGAAATCGATGTGGCCGTAGACAAGACCTTCAATCTCTACGAATCCATCATCGTGGGAATCGCGATGTTTATCTGCCTATGGATCGGCCTGTGGTTCAAGTTGGAAAATCCATACTGGATTCCGATTTCCTGTATGACCATCATGCAAGGGGTGAGTTTCTCGCATGTGATGGAGCGAACCGCTCACCGAATCATCGGTACCTTGGTCGGACTGGTGGTAGCTTGGGGGCTGGCACTCTGGGTTCGCACGCCCGTATCCATCACCCTAACACTCATGATCTTACAATTTGGAATGGGCACCCTGCTTTCCAGAAACTATGGACTTGCGGTCATCTTCATTACTCCGCTGACCATTTTGCTGAATGAGTTTTCCCCGAGCGAAGTAGATCTATCCATGAGCACATTGATTGCCCGAGGATTGGATATCGCGATTGGCTGCTTGGTAGGGGTAGTGGGCGGATGGTTGCTCTATCGATTTGCTCCACCGATTGCTGCTCCGAGTCGGAAACGGCATGGATTGTAG
- a CDS encoding tetratricopeptide repeat protein — MKTSFLIWILCLTSFLAYSQKTTEEFYWNQALEFIQQGKEEKAIEAVNMAISYNQDELKYHLFKANAYNQMGNMGQTLRTLNLISDQFSESVIFFQFRADFYFDYNYFEMAERDYSRALELSQADSVSKHLYVQRGQSRYYQVDYEGAYEDYRASYMIDSQNYALLVHMAVTTGELDYQTETIEILTRAIEIDSINLSAYHNLGFCLQRWERNEEAIPYFNKILERQEDAYTYSNRSYSRLKTGDVKGAMKDVQKSIELDPNNCFAYRNRGLIYLEKGKNEKACQDFEYSVALGYTRKFGPEVEELIQAHCQQ, encoded by the coding sequence ATGAAAACATCATTTTTGATTTGGATCCTTTGTTTGACTTCGTTCTTGGCGTACTCGCAAAAGACGACAGAGGAATTTTATTGGAACCAGGCCCTTGAGTTTATTCAACAGGGCAAGGAAGAGAAAGCCATTGAAGCGGTGAACATGGCAATTTCCTACAATCAGGATGAGCTCAAGTACCATTTATTCAAAGCAAATGCCTACAATCAGATGGGCAATATGGGGCAAACCCTCCGAACGCTTAATCTGATTTCTGACCAGTTTTCCGAATCTGTGATCTTTTTCCAATTTCGAGCCGATTTCTATTTCGATTACAATTATTTCGAAATGGCCGAGCGGGACTATTCACGAGCATTGGAACTATCCCAAGCTGATTCAGTCTCAAAGCACTTGTACGTTCAACGGGGACAGAGTAGATATTATCAGGTGGACTATGAAGGGGCCTATGAAGATTATCGGGCCTCGTATATGATTGATTCCCAGAATTATGCACTGCTTGTGCACATGGCAGTAACTACTGGTGAATTGGACTATCAAACAGAAACCATCGAAATTTTGACCCGAGCCATCGAGATAGATTCAATCAACCTAAGTGCATACCATAATTTGGGGTTTTGTCTCCAGCGTTGGGAGCGGAATGAGGAAGCAATTCCCTATTTCAACAAAATTCTAGAACGACAGGAAGATGCCTACACGTACAGCAATCGATCCTACAGCCGCCTCAAAACAGGGGATGTGAAAGGCGCAATGAAGGACGTCCAAAAATCCATTGAGCTAGATCCCAATAACTGCTTTGCCTACCGAAATCGGGGGTTGATCTATCTGGAAAAAGGAAAAAATGAAAAGGCGTGTCAAGATTTCGAATACTCAGTTGCACTGGGATATACCCGCAAATTTGGCCCTGAAGTAGAAGAATTGATTCAAGCACATTGTCAACAATAA
- a CDS encoding GyrI-like domain-containing protein, protein MFSPPPSPKIVELPSKKLIGMSRTMSVADNQTTSLFQGFMPRRKEIQGQVRPTETYALQVFQPDHFHAFDPTRAFTKYALVEVEADSPIPLGMEQFDLPAGKYAVFNYVGPGGDGRIFQYIYGEWVPKSGYRLADRPHFEVLGPRYKHQDPTSEEEIWIPIQ, encoded by the coding sequence ATGTTTTCCCCGCCTCCTTCTCCCAAAATTGTTGAGCTTCCCAGCAAAAAACTCATAGGGATGTCCCGAACCATGAGCGTTGCCGACAACCAGACGACCTCGCTTTTTCAGGGATTCATGCCTCGTCGCAAGGAAATTCAGGGCCAAGTGCGGCCAACAGAAACCTATGCCTTGCAGGTATTTCAGCCGGATCATTTCCATGCATTTGATCCCACCCGTGCATTCACCAAGTATGCATTGGTGGAGGTTGAGGCTGATAGCCCTATCCCCTTGGGCATGGAACAATTCGATCTTCCCGCCGGAAAATATGCGGTATTCAATTATGTAGGACCGGGGGGAGATGGACGGATCTTTCAGTACATCTATGGCGAATGGGTCCCCAAGTCCGGATATCGATTGGCGGATCGCCCACATTTCGAGGTGCTCGGTCCCAGATACAAACACCAAGATCCCACCTCAGAGGAGGAGATCTGGATTCCCATCCAATAG
- a CDS encoding VCBS repeat-containing protein codes for MIHFRAYFPIVLVLLFGACSANLTSQAPDGSALAQQYCGSCHACPSPELLDKNSWEQHILPRMGHQLGMFASEEARDQLIQEDPNFLGGFYPNQPLLDSADWLAIQAYYLAEAPDTLPWETWEVPQNLPGFALRKPQLQLQPPSSTLVQFGDAGSIWLGDAHTQSLLSLDQNLQVQSAAKVAEGAVHLREQEDALWVTVMGNFSPADRAKGFILKLPKDPAEGVSLPIEGLNRPVHTSYGDLDGDGWEDLVISEYGKWQGKLSVHYGTESGEFKSQVLHAQMGPIKSMMVDLDGDGQLDVVSLFGQAREGIYFHRNLGNRTFQTQPLISFSPSHGSSYFDLVDLDGDRDVDIVYVAGDNADFPPIRKPYHGVYTFENQGNLQFEQSSFYPIPGAYKAIPADVDLDGDLDMAVISFFPDYLHNPEGGFVLLEATSAGWEPHTFAESIEGRWITMDVQDMDEDGDLDFILGALAFEAPGFPRLVEAWAQQGLPFVVLENQAVE; via the coding sequence ATGATCCATTTTCGAGCATATTTCCCGATAGTTTTGGTGCTTCTTTTCGGAGCTTGTTCGGCTAATTTGACCAGTCAGGCACCCGATGGAAGCGCCCTCGCCCAGCAGTATTGCGGCAGCTGTCATGCATGTCCTTCGCCTGAGCTATTGGACAAGAACTCGTGGGAACAGCACATCCTCCCTCGAATGGGACATCAACTGGGGATGTTTGCCTCGGAGGAAGCGCGGGATCAATTGATACAGGAAGATCCGAATTTTCTAGGGGGATTCTATCCCAATCAGCCCCTCCTGGATTCCGCGGATTGGCTGGCTATCCAGGCTTATTATCTGGCCGAGGCTCCCGATACACTCCCTTGGGAAACATGGGAGGTCCCGCAGAATCTCCCAGGATTCGCTCTCCGAAAACCCCAACTTCAGCTTCAGCCGCCGAGCTCCACCCTCGTCCAATTCGGAGATGCAGGGAGTATTTGGCTGGGAGATGCGCATACCCAAAGTCTCCTGTCGCTGGATCAAAATCTGCAAGTTCAATCCGCTGCCAAGGTGGCCGAAGGGGCAGTACATCTTCGTGAACAAGAAGACGCTTTGTGGGTGACAGTCATGGGAAATTTTTCTCCTGCGGATCGCGCGAAAGGATTTATCCTGAAACTCCCCAAAGATCCGGCAGAAGGCGTTTCGCTGCCCATCGAAGGATTGAATCGTCCTGTGCATACGAGTTATGGCGATTTGGATGGGGATGGCTGGGAAGATCTGGTGATCAGCGAGTACGGCAAATGGCAAGGGAAATTGAGTGTACATTATGGCACTGAATCTGGCGAATTTAAGTCTCAGGTACTTCATGCCCAGATGGGGCCCATCAAGTCGATGATGGTGGATCTGGATGGGGATGGCCAGTTGGATGTGGTGAGCCTATTCGGTCAGGCTCGTGAAGGGATCTATTTCCACCGGAACCTTGGGAACCGGACCTTTCAGACTCAGCCGTTGATTTCGTTCAGTCCTTCTCACGGTTCGAGTTACTTCGATTTGGTGGATCTGGATGGGGACAGGGATGTAGATATCGTGTATGTAGCGGGAGACAACGCCGATTTTCCGCCCATTCGCAAGCCATATCACGGCGTGTACACCTTCGAGAATCAGGGCAATCTACAGTTCGAGCAATCTTCGTTTTACCCGATTCCGGGTGCTTACAAGGCTATTCCGGCTGATGTAGATCTAGATGGAGATTTGGATATGGCGGTGATCTCGTTCTTTCCCGACTACCTGCACAATCCGGAAGGGGGATTTGTGTTGCTGGAAGCTACTTCAGCGGGATGGGAGCCACACACTTTTGCCGAATCGATCGAGGGGAGATGGATTACCATGGACGTTCAGGACATGGATGAAGATGGGGATCTGGACTTTATTCTGGGCGCTTTGGCGTTTGAGGCACCGGGATTCCCAAGACTGGTGGAAGCTTGGGCACAGCAAGGACTGCCGTTTGTGGTACTTGAAAATCAGGCAGTAGAGTAG
- a CDS encoding TetR/AcrR family transcriptional regulator produces MGRKKHHSRTSILEAAVELVDLQGKEHFAVRNLAKHIGASTQPIYSYFPDFKSLYDAVLEEIGKLHMAYINKPYSEYVFRNMGFGFTLFAKDHPNLFQAFFDDHDRNRTFIEGFLKGLRIALDNDERFDLMSSRGKDVLLDKMWTFCYGYASLIIKKLVLEDSDEQIKDRILETGRAIILDTLKREGIID; encoded by the coding sequence TTGGGCCGCAAGAAACATCACAGCAGAACCTCTATCCTAGAAGCCGCCGTCGAATTGGTGGACCTACAGGGCAAAGAACATTTTGCCGTCCGAAATCTCGCCAAGCATATCGGCGCTTCCACTCAGCCGATCTATTCCTATTTCCCCGATTTCAAATCGCTGTACGATGCCGTTTTGGAAGAAATCGGCAAGCTGCACATGGCCTATATCAACAAGCCTTATTCGGAGTATGTCTTCCGAAATATGGGCTTCGGATTTACGCTCTTCGCCAAGGATCACCCCAATCTTTTTCAGGCATTTTTTGACGATCACGATCGGAATCGGACCTTCATCGAGGGGTTTCTGAAAGGCCTTCGAATTGCTTTGGACAATGACGAACGATTTGACCTGATGAGCAGCCGCGGCAAGGATGTGTTGCTGGACAAAATGTGGACCTTTTGCTATGGCTATGCAAGCCTCATCATCAAGAAACTCGTGCTGGAAGATTCGGACGAACAGATCAAAGATCGTATCCTCGAAACCGGTCGCGCCATCATTCTCGACACCCTTAAACGAGAGGGGATCATTGATTAG
- a CDS encoding TonB-dependent receptor, which translates to MANFFTRTLLFWMMIPGAIFGQDITGKLNGVVIDQQSEAPVPFAQVSLEGTTEAIGTMTDDQGKFSLEGIPVGRHTLKVATPGFEPQLVSEVLVSSGHNPTLRIALKEKSYQLDEVELRPTVEKQKSVNPLSTVSAQQVSMEEANRFAGGFDDPARMVSSFAGVASNVGENGIVVRGNSPKGVLWRMEGVAISNPNHFAEVTGFGGGGITALSSKMLANSDFFTSAFPAEYGNALSSVFDLSVRNGNSDEYQHSIQLGMLGLDVASEGPIVKGKQASYLVNYRYSTFGMIDSFLPADLFGIQYQDLAFKINLPTKAGTFSIWGLGLLDEANSVPDTDTSYAEAKWRYQDDWSTENSELGTAIGGITHKILVNEKGYVKTVLTANANRINAQNSQLDTTFEQNWVKDRVAYDAVDLRLSSLLNYKFGARHTNRTGVIISHMDYDFHLQEAPEIGESLETFAEDAGSAQMVQAFTQSSIHLGKVQINPGIHYLYFNLSDAHSIEPRLGVSYQFHPKHRISAGYGLHSQLEKLSFYLADIPTDNGIHQLNQDLQPGKAHHLVFAYDAMLNDHWHARVEPYYQALYDIPVVDNTPFSMINLVDDFFINDELVNEGTGTNYGIDFTLERYLHNGWFGLWTLSLFESTYKGGDGIERSTRFNRNVIGNFLIGKEWMIKNKNILSASVKYTYLGGDRRNDILEAESLASHSIVEDMTNPFSVQNPASNVASVTFTYRINHRKFASHWSLQVLNVMGAKEYLGYRYNYRDHTLDLNTDVVVVPNLSYKFEF; encoded by the coding sequence ATGGCAAATTTCTTCACTCGTACACTATTGTTTTGGATGATGATTCCGGGAGCCATCTTCGGACAAGACATCACCGGAAAACTGAATGGGGTCGTGATCGACCAACAATCTGAAGCACCTGTTCCCTTCGCGCAAGTTTCCCTGGAAGGGACTACCGAAGCCATAGGGACAATGACCGACGATCAGGGAAAATTTTCATTGGAGGGCATCCCTGTAGGACGCCACACGCTCAAGGTCGCCACGCCCGGATTTGAGCCACAGCTCGTCTCAGAAGTATTGGTCTCCAGCGGGCACAATCCGACGCTGAGAATTGCGCTCAAGGAGAAGAGCTACCAATTGGATGAGGTTGAGCTCCGACCTACTGTTGAAAAACAAAAATCCGTCAATCCACTCTCCACGGTGAGTGCCCAGCAAGTCAGCATGGAGGAAGCCAACCGATTCGCAGGTGGATTTGATGATCCGGCACGAATGGTCTCGTCCTTCGCAGGGGTAGCCAGCAATGTCGGTGAAAACGGGATTGTCGTCAGGGGAAATTCTCCCAAAGGCGTACTTTGGAGAATGGAAGGGGTAGCCATTTCCAATCCGAATCACTTTGCCGAGGTCACGGGATTTGGCGGTGGAGGAATCACGGCACTCAGCAGTAAAATGCTCGCCAATTCGGATTTCTTCACCAGTGCATTCCCTGCGGAGTATGGCAATGCCCTGAGTAGTGTATTCGATTTGTCCGTCAGAAACGGCAATTCCGATGAATACCAACACAGCATTCAATTGGGGATGTTGGGGTTGGATGTGGCTTCGGAAGGGCCGATTGTCAAGGGCAAACAGGCATCCTATCTTGTGAACTATCGCTATTCCACCTTCGGAATGATCGATTCTTTCCTGCCTGCGGATCTATTTGGCATCCAGTATCAGGATCTCGCTTTCAAGATCAACCTTCCCACCAAGGCCGGGACCTTTTCCATCTGGGGATTGGGCTTGCTAGATGAAGCCAATTCTGTCCCCGACACGGATACCTCCTATGCCGAAGCCAAATGGCGATATCAGGATGATTGGTCCACCGAAAACAGCGAACTGGGAACTGCCATCGGGGGGATTACCCACAAGATCTTGGTCAACGAAAAAGGATATGTCAAGACCGTCCTGACGGCCAATGCCAACCGCATCAACGCCCAAAATAGCCAACTCGACACTACTTTTGAGCAAAACTGGGTCAAGGACCGCGTGGCCTACGACGCCGTGGATCTGCGCCTGTCAAGTTTGCTGAACTACAAATTCGGTGCACGTCACACCAACCGGACGGGGGTGATCATTTCCCACATGGATTATGATTTTCACCTTCAGGAAGCTCCTGAAATCGGAGAATCGCTGGAGACTTTCGCGGAAGATGCCGGAAGTGCGCAGATGGTTCAGGCATTCACCCAATCCAGCATCCATCTAGGCAAAGTCCAGATCAATCCGGGCATCCATTATCTCTATTTCAACCTGAGTGATGCGCATTCCATCGAACCCAGATTGGGCGTTTCCTACCAGTTTCATCCCAAGCATCGTATCAGCGCTGGATACGGACTCCACAGCCAGTTGGAAAAGCTGAGTTTCTACTTGGCGGATATTCCCACGGACAACGGCATTCACCAATTGAATCAAGACTTGCAACCCGGCAAGGCGCACCATCTGGTATTTGCCTACGATGCGATGTTGAACGACCATTGGCATGCCCGTGTGGAGCCTTACTACCAAGCGTTGTATGATATTCCAGTGGTGGACAACACCCCATTCTCCATGATCAATCTGGTGGACGATTTCTTCATCAATGATGAGCTGGTCAATGAAGGAACCGGGACCAACTATGGAATCGACTTTACCTTGGAGCGATATCTTCACAATGGGTGGTTTGGACTGTGGACCCTGTCGCTCTTCGAATCTACCTACAAGGGCGGCGATGGCATCGAGCGAAGCACGCGTTTCAATCGCAATGTGATCGGCAATTTCCTCATCGGGAAGGAATGGATGATCAAGAACAAGAACATCCTGAGTGCCAGTGTGAAATACACCTATCTGGGCGGCGATCGTCGCAATGACATCTTGGAGGCGGAATCTTTGGCTTCACATTCGATCGTGGAAGATATGACCAATCCTTTCTCGGTACAGAACCCCGCCTCGAACGTCGCGAGTGTCACTTTTACCTACCGGATCAATCATCGGAAATTTGCGAGCCATTGGTCGCTCCAAGTCCTCAATGTAATGGGCGCCAAGGAATATCTCGGCTACCGATACAATTACCGGGATCACACGCTGGACCTCAATACGGATGTCGTGGTTGTGCCCAATTTGAGCTACAAGTTCGAATTCTAG
- a CDS encoding discoidin domain-containing protein translates to MMFHSFLLSMLLVVGFSVTHPLPEVTAELATRDTIGSDDEEQCFGCGDCSIYCFIEDKITFSASSSLKDQGSNSYHPNRVNDYNLQSAWVEGAEGYGVGEWLQLDLSSTRSEAQINGFYLFNGYRKSFAHWTRNSRVKTFKLILNGEDWMILHLHNSVKFQSVKFDPIPLADFKTLRFEILDTYPGTHYDDVAISEIKLKGIHHH, encoded by the coding sequence ATGATGTTCCATTCCTTTTTGCTTTCAATGTTGCTCGTGGTGGGATTTTCTGTCACCCATCCCTTGCCTGAGGTGACTGCAGAGTTAGCCACACGGGATACGATCGGATCGGATGATGAGGAGCAGTGTTTCGGGTGTGGCGATTGCAGTATTTACTGTTTCATCGAAGACAAAATCACCTTTTCCGCATCGAGCTCCCTCAAAGATCAAGGTTCCAATTCCTACCATCCGAACCGCGTCAATGACTATAATTTGCAGTCGGCATGGGTTGAAGGTGCAGAAGGCTACGGAGTAGGGGAGTGGCTCCAGCTAGATCTCTCAAGTACTCGCAGTGAGGCCCAAATCAACGGGTTTTATCTTTTCAATGGCTACCGAAAAAGCTTTGCCCATTGGACCCGAAACTCCCGCGTCAAGACCTTCAAGCTGATCCTCAATGGCGAAGACTGGATGATCTTGCATCTCCACAATTCCGTCAAATTCCAATCCGTCAAATTTGACCCGATTCCCCTCGCAGACTTCAAGACCCTCCGCTTCGAAATTCTCGATACCTACCCCGGCACCCATTACGACGACGTAGCCATTTCCGAAATCAAATTGAAGGGAATTCACCATCATTGA